One window of the Epinephelus moara isolate mb chromosome 22, YSFRI_EMoa_1.0, whole genome shotgun sequence genome contains the following:
- the LOC126384502 gene encoding sodium-dependent neutral amino acid transporter B(0)AT3-like produces MTGKTKNSEVEERPKWDNKVQYLLTCIGFAVGLGNIWRFPYLCQVYGGGAFLIPYLIALVFEGLPLLYLEMAIGQRLRKGSIGVWKAISPMLGGVGIASMIVSFLVALFYNTILAWVLWYFFHSFQNPLPWSQCPLNDNLTGYNDECVKSTPVNYFWYRETLNVTPDIEISGSLQWWLVICLASAWLVVYICFIKGIESMGKAVYVTSTFPYLVLTIFLIRGLTLPGATDGLVYLFTPDWEILKNPQVWLDAATQIFFSLSLAFGGLIAFSSYNAEKNNCERDALIVGIINSATSLYGSISIFSILGFKANNAYNSCMEENILAVTNHFEFSDQNITVENYDHWIEYLNQTSPGELAKVDLRPCDLQTFLDQSASGTGLAFIVFSEAVIEMPGSQVWAILFFVMLLSLGLSSMFGNLEGVLNPIRDLKLVPEWIPDELVTAVICLISFSIGLIFTLGSGNYWMEIFNSYVGSVPLLIVALFEIIGVIYVHGMKNFSEDIYFMTGKRPNIFWKACWMVISPLMLVVVLISYVVVQAQKHPTYPAWNPDYELFPKTETKSHPDWVFAIIILLSVVPVISIPLVALYRLICCGIKKSSARADLTPYYNDSFEAETPQHKNQRA; encoded by the exons ATGACgggcaaaacaaaaaactctgAAGTGGAGGAGAGACCCAAATGGGACAACAAGGTCCAGTACCTGCTGACGTGTATCGGCTTTGCTGTGGGACTTGGAAACATCTGGCGTTTTCCCTACCTGTGTCAAGTCTATGGAGGAG GTGCGTTCCTCATCCCCTACCTGATAGCGCTGGTGTTCGAGGGCCTCCCCCTGCTCTACCTGGAGATGGCCATAGGACAGAGGCTCCGCAAGGGCAGCATCGGCGTCTGGAAAGCCATCTCACCAATGCTGGGTGGAGTCG GCATCGCCTCCATGATAGTGTCATTCCTGGTGGCCCTGTTTTACAACACCATCCTGGCCTGGGTGCTCTGGTACTTCTTTCACTCTTTCCAGAACCCTCTGCCGTGGAGCCAGTGTCCGCTGAATGACAACCTGACAG GTTATAATGATGAGTGTGTGAAGAGCACTCCAGTGAACTACTTCTGGTACCGTGAGACCCTGAACGTCACACCAGACATCGAGATCAGCGGCTCCCTGCAGTGGTGGCTGGTCATCTGTCTGGCCAGCGCCTGGTTAGTGGTCTACATCTGCTTCATCAAAGGCATCGAGTCCATGGGAAAG GCTGTGTATGTGACGTCCACATTTCCCTACCTGGTGCTGACTATCTTCCTGATCCGTGGCCTCACTCTGCCCGGAGCTACTGACGGACTGGTGTACCTCTTCACTCCTGAT TGGGAGATTCTGAAGAACCCTCAGGTGTGGCTGGACGCTGCCACTCAgatcttcttctctctgtctctggcgTTTGGAGGTCTCATAGCTTTCTCCAGCTACAACGCTGAGAA AAATAACTGTGAGAGGGACGCTCTTATTGTAGGAATAATAAACAGTGCCACGTCTCTTTACGGCTCCATTTCCATCTTCTCCATCCTGGGATTTAAAGCAAACAACGCCTACAACTCCTGTATGGAGGA AAACATCTTGGCTGTGACCAACCACTTTGAGTTCTCAGACCAGAACATCACAGTGGAGAACTACGATCACTGGATTGAGTATCTAAATCAAACATCTCCAGGTGAGCTGGCCAAAGTGGACCTGAGGCCCTGTGATCTGCAGACATTCCTCGACCAG AGCGCCTCAGGAACCGGCCTGGCTTTCATTGTGTTTAGCGAAGCAGTGATCGAGATGCCAGGCTCGCAGGTATGGGCCATACTGTTCTTCGTCATGCTACTCAGCCTGGGCCTCTCCTCCATGTTTGGCAACCTAGAGGGAGTCCTCAATCCCATTAGGGACCTCAAACTGGTGCCTGAGTGGATCCCTGATGAGCTCGTAACAG CAGTCATCTGCCTGATCTCCTTCTCCATAGGCCTCATCTTCACCCTGGGGTCGGGGAACTACTGGATGGAGATCTTCAACAGCTACGTGGGCTCTGTTCCTCTGCTCATCGTCGCATTGTTTGAGATCATTGGAGTCATTTATGTCCATGGAATGAAAAA TTTCAGTGAAGATATCTACTTCATGACTGGGAAGAGGCCCAACATCTTCTGGAAGGCGTGCTGGATGGTCATCAGTCCTTTGATGCTCGTGGTGGTGTTGATTTCCTACGTGGTCGTCCAG GCACAGAAACACCCCACCTATCCCGCATGGAACCCAGACTAT GAACTGTTCCCAAAAACTGAAACCAAGTCCCACCCAGACTGGGTGTTtgccatcatcatcctcctctctgtagTACCTGTGATTTCCATCCCTCTGGTCGCTCTCTACAGACTCATCTGCTGTGGAATCAAGAAGTCGTCTGCTCGCGCCGACCTAACTCCCTACTACAACGACAGCTTTGAGGCTGAAACACCGCAACACAAGAACCAGAGAGCTTAA
- the LOC126384497 gene encoding telomerase reverse transcriptase-like isoform X2 yields MVAKNPMFFLQMILDMAEYANQLIRLSNKGQILGSKAQSGVVQYEAVELLFCLSFLLVMSQHRPLYKDLLPHLHKRFCEERVYVAAWRKCVTPSVSFQGALPLLLRR; encoded by the exons ATGGTTGCTAAGAACCCCATGTTCTTCCTGCAGATGATTCTGGATATGGCCGAATACGCCAATCAGCTCATCAGGCTCAGCAACAAAG GACAGATTTTAGGCAGTAAGGCTCAGAGCGGCGTCGTGCAGTACGAAGCAGTGGAGCTGCTCTTCTGTCTGTCCTTCCTGCTGGTGATGTCACAACATCGTCCGCTCTACAAGGATCTGCTCCCACACCTGCACAAAC GTTTCTGTGAGGAGCGGGTATATGTGGCCGCCTGGAGAAAATGCGTCACACCCAGCGTCTCTTTTCAGGGTGCTCTGCCTCTTTTGTTACGGAGGTGA
- the LOC126384497 gene encoding telomerase reverse transcriptase-like isoform X1 — translation MVAKNPMFFLQMILDMAEYANQLIRLSNKGQILGSKAQSGVVQYEAVELLFCLSFLLVMSQHRPLYKDLLPHLHKRKRSLERRLGDLRLARVRQATKPRTPEDFLAIQM, via the exons ATGGTTGCTAAGAACCCCATGTTCTTCCTGCAGATGATTCTGGATATGGCCGAATACGCCAATCAGCTCATCAGGCTCAGCAACAAAG GACAGATTTTAGGCAGTAAGGCTCAGAGCGGCGTCGTGCAGTACGAAGCAGTGGAGCTGCTCTTCTGTCTGTCCTTCCTGCTGGTGATGTCACAACATCGTCCGCTCTACAAGGATCTGCTCCCACACCTGCACAAAC GAAAGCGCAGTCTGGAGAGGCGTCTGGGGGATCTGAGACTGGCCAGAGTCCGACAGGCCACTAAACCCAGGACCCCCGAAGACTTCTTGGCCATCCAGATGTAG